Proteins from one Streptomyces roseifaciens genomic window:
- a CDS encoding DUF3291 domain-containing protein, with protein sequence MPHLALYTFGVLKSPLADPAPLTNEFYERGEAVYRKISQHPGYLARAESADGDRGMLFGADWGAWGEFAVPTWYGKGRTVETTALAATLSLWTDLRPALDAVYAGLHREALNRRYDWFERTEHPNYVCWWVSDDVIPTWQDGVSRLEHLHGHGSAPHAFTFHHSFAPDGTPTRIKDIGPKSDQVR encoded by the coding sequence ATGCCCCATCTTGCGCTGTACACATTCGGAGTCCTGAAGTCACCTCTCGCCGATCCCGCACCTCTCACGAACGAGTTCTACGAGCGTGGTGAGGCCGTCTACCGGAAGATCAGCCAGCACCCCGGATACCTCGCGCGTGCTGAATCGGCAGACGGTGACCGGGGCATGCTCTTCGGGGCGGACTGGGGTGCATGGGGAGAGTTCGCCGTACCGACCTGGTACGGCAAGGGCCGCACTGTGGAAACCACCGCCCTGGCCGCGACCCTCTCACTCTGGACCGACCTGCGCCCCGCCCTCGACGCCGTCTACGCCGGTCTGCACCGTGAGGCGCTCAACAGGCGCTATGACTGGTTCGAGAGGACAGAACACCCGAATTACGTGTGCTGGTGGGTCTCCGACGACGTGATACCCACCTGGCAGGACGGGGTTTCCAGGCTGGAACACCTCCACGGCCACGGCTCCGCACCGCACGCCTTCACCTTCCACCACTCGTTCGCCCCGGACGGAACGCCGACCAGGATCAAAGACA